Below is a window of Georgenia soli DNA.
TGAGGTACGCGTCCAGAGTGGCTGAGCGGTGCCGGCGTACTGCCTTCTCGATGTCGATCAGGTCCGCGCTCGCCTCAATGAGGTGCAGAATTCTTTCGTGTTCGCGCACGGAGTCTTGCGCCCTACCGGGTACGAAACTGAACGTCGACTTTCGTAGGTGGCCTAGGCGTGTCCACTCGGCGTTCACGACATAGAGCATGCGAGGGTTCGGGCAGGGCGCAAAGAGGATTGAGTGGAACTGCTGGTTGAGCCGTGTGAACCAGCGGGGGTCGAGCTCCTCGAGGGCGTCGATCATCTGAGCGTTAATCTCTCGAGCGCGGCTCACATCGTCCTCGGTGAGGAGTCGCGCCGAGAGCGCGGTGGCCGCGCCCTCCAAGATCGCGAGGGTCTGCATGCTGTTCCGGTACTGCGAGTCGTCGACCATCGACACGTGCGCGCCGACGTTTCGCTTGAAGGTCACCAAGCCCTCGGCCTCGAGCTGGCGCATCGCCTCGCGCACAGGCACGACGCTCATGCCGAGATTCTCTGCGAGCGTGGAAAGTACAAGACGATAGCCTGGAGTGAAGGCCTGACTGGTGATTCGTTCCCTGATCCACGAGTAGGCAAGCTGAGACTTGCTCGGCGAACTTGTAGTCCCGAGAACCGCCGTGTCTGTCATCGGGTGGGTTGCCATGCGTTGTACCTCGCTCTTGTCGGCAAACCCACGCCGGCCTGGTTGCTTGCAAAACGTCCGTGGTCTCGCCTATCCGGACCGTCGACCAATTCCATGGTGAGCACCGGCATAAGTTGAACGGCGGCAATCTGGTTGAGGCCGTCGGAAAGATCGGAACGGTGCTCGGCGCCGGGGGTGACGATGTTTTCAGTCATGAGCTCCCTCGCTCTGTGCTGTATGTGAAATAGTATATCATTTAGGGTGTTAACTCGCGAGTCTCCTCACGCGCAGTGAGTGATTACTCGGGCTCCCACTCCTGCGAGTGGGGCGTGTTGAGACTGCTCGACGGCGTCCCTTCACA
It encodes the following:
- a CDS encoding GntR family transcriptional regulator, translating into MATHPMTDTAVLGTTSSPSKSQLAYSWIRERITSQAFTPGYRLVLSTLAENLGMSVVPVREAMRQLEAEGLVTFKRNVGAHVSMVDDSQYRNSMQTLAILEGAATALSARLLTEDDVSRAREINAQMIDALEELDPRWFTRLNQQFHSILFAPCPNPRMLYVVNAEWTRLGHLRKSTFSFVPGRAQDSVREHERILHLIEASADLIDIEKAVRRHRSATLDAYLSHEHPDDPPYAYSEV